In Dioscorea cayenensis subsp. rotundata cultivar TDr96_F1 chromosome 9, TDr96_F1_v2_PseudoChromosome.rev07_lg8_w22 25.fasta, whole genome shotgun sequence, a genomic segment contains:
- the LOC120268628 gene encoding secreted RxLR effector protein 161-like: MAYFIGMEVQQCEDGVFIHQKKFADDLLIKFCMENCKPVYTPFVIGEKLISNDGIAQVNGSVYMSLIGSLLYLCATRPDIVFSVNYLSRFMQTPTENHLKGAKRVLRYIKGTTDYGIFYGRAELVKFLGFSDSDWAGSDEQMKSLSGNCFTVGTGLITWSLKKQGPVAQSTAEAEYIGVSEAVKQAIWLRKLMKELVLDISEATVILCDNCAAISIAKNPMLHSRTKHIKVKYHAVRYYEEKKEVKMVY, translated from the coding sequence ATGGCATACTTCATAGGAATGGAAGTACAGCAGTGTGAAGATGGTGTTTTTATACATCAGAAGAAGTTTGCAGATGACTTATTAATCAAGTTTTGTATGGAGAACTGTAAACCAGTTTATACTCCATTTGTTATCGGGGAAAAACTGATATCAAATGATGGAATAGCTCAAGTCAATGGAAGTGTTTACATGAGCTTAATTGGGAGTCTGTTGTATTTGTGTGCAACCAGGCCAGATATTGTCTTCTCAGTTAATTACTTATCTAGATTCATGCAAACTCCAACCGAAAATCACCTCAAGGGAGCCAAGCGAGTACTTCGTTACATCAAGGGAACAACTGACTATGGGATATTCTATGGGAGAGCTGAACTAGTAAAATTTCTTGGTTTTTCAGATAGTGACTGGGCTGGAAGTGATGAACAAATGAAGAGCTTGTCAGGGAATTGTTTTACAGTGGGAACTGGATTGATTACATGGAGTTTAAAGAAGCAGGGACCAGTAGCACAATCGACAGCTGAAGCTGAGTACATAGGAGTCTCAGAGGCAGTTAAGCAAGCTATTTGGTTGAGGAAACTGATGAAAGAATTGGTTCTTGATATATCTGAAGCCACTGTAATCTTATGTGATAATTGTGCAGCTATCTCCATTGCAAAGAATCCCATGTTGCACAGTAGAACCAAACATATAAAGGTCAAGTATCATGCAGTCCGTTACtatgaagagaagaaagaagttAAAATGGTTTATTGA
- the LOC120268629 gene encoding uncharacterized mitochondrial protein AtMg00810-like: protein MLDELDALHQNQTWTLVPRESHMSVVGSKWAFKTKLKANGTLDRLKARLVAKGYHQVDGIDYIETFSPVIKPGSNSKLLTNFITLLHSEFSMKDLGPVHHFLGIEVQRSTNTLHLSKTHYAQTILDKAQMLDCKPMTTPMESKTKGLHDDTPLSDPTFYSSLVGALQYLTLTRPDLSFSVNYVSQFMQSLTIASMKMVRRILRYVKGSITLGLHLTGDTTLDLFPFFDADWAGCPTTRRSTIGYCTFLGRNIISWCANKQSTISRSSTEAEYRAMANTVEELTWLTFFLRDLRVPQSCPPILFCDNLSALHMTINPVFHARSKHIELDYHFVCERVLMGLLITRHVSSISQFADIFTKPLCKAALCYFRSKLCLQPRHNLREDIKKDYKEADQFKDVIPNYENNSRDCMDTQIISK from the exons ATGCTCGATGAACTTGATGCTTTGCATCAAAATCAAACATGGACCTTAGTTCCTAGAGAATCTCATATGAGTGTTGTAGGATCAAAATGGGCgtttaaaaccaaattaaaagcTAATGGCACACTTGATAGGTTGAAAGCTCGGCTGGTTGCAAAAGGCTATCATCAAGTTGACGGTATCGATTATATTGAAACTTTTTCTCCCGTTATAAAACCAG GTTCTAATTCAAAGTTACTTACTAACTTTATTACACTTTTGCATTCTGAATTTTCTATGAAAGATCTTGGACCAGTGCATCATTTTCTTGGCATAGAAGTTCAACGATCTACTAACACTTTGCATCTTTCTAAAACTCACTATGCTCAAACTATTCTTGACAAAGCTCAAATGCTAGATTGCAAACCCATGACTACACCAATGGAATCTAAAACCAAGGGTCTTCATGATGATACTCCACTCTCTGATCCTACATTTTATAGTAGCCTTGTTGGTGCTTTACAATATTTAACACTTACAAGACCTGATCTCTCTTTTAGTGTTAATTATGTTTCTCAATTTATGCAGTCACTAACTATTGCTAGTATGAAAATGGTTCGGCGTATTTTAAGATATGTTAAAGGGTCTATTACTTTAGGTTTGCATCTAACTGGAGATACTACACTtgatctttttcctttttttgatgCAGATTGGGCAGGTTGTCCTACTACAAGAAGGTCCACCATTGGTTATTGCACATTTTTGGGACGAAACATTATTTCTTGGTGTGCTAACAAACAATCAACAATCTCACGCTCAAGTACTGAGGCAGAATATCGTGCTATGGCCAACACAGTAGAAGAATTAACTTGGCTCACGTTTTTTTTACGTGACCTTCGAGTTCCACAATCTTGTCCACCCATCCTGTTTTGTGATAACTTGAGTGCATTGCACATGACTATCAATCCCGTCTTTCATGCTCGTAGCAAGCACATTGAATTAGATTACCATTTTGTTTGTGAAAGAGTTTTAATGGGTCTCCTGATTACTCGTCATGTCTCCTCTATTTCTCAATTTGCAGATATTTTCACAAAACCGCTATGCAAGGCCGCTCTATGTTATTTCCGTAGCAAACTATGCCTCCAACCTCGGCATAATTTGAGGGAGGATATTAAGAAAGATTATAAGGAAGCTGATCAATTCAAGGATGTCATTCCTAATTATGAGAATAATTCAAGGGATTGTATGGATACTCAAATCATCTCAAAATAG